A genomic segment from Epinephelus fuscoguttatus linkage group LG17, E.fuscoguttatus.final_Chr_v1 encodes:
- the LOC125904611 gene encoding CD209 antigen-like protein E isoform X9, translated as MSSDIYATPDLSKKVRYNRQVQEDTVEWEERQVDIYENTDAIGNNHTDIQSHEGGPHTEKHPPAVQRRPLRVAAYCLGVLCLLMMTGIILSSILFTLERHKLQSRYDQLSNNYSQLQKQISNTSVHYSQLQDEVKQLKDKIEGKWCPDGWSRFGCSCYFKSNEKKTWGQSRADCRQRGADLVIINNKEEQKFVTELNVRGESWIGLRRTWTNTGWEWQWMDGSPLTEMFWAPGLPTSDTIWKAATCCSDQGQWTQSQLSESKNWICEK; from the exons ATGTCCTCAGATATTTACGCCACACCAGATTTATCAAAGAAGGTGAGATACAACAGACAGGTGCAGGAGGACACAGTGGAGTGGGAGGAAAGGCAGGTGGATATCTACGAGAATACGGACGCTATCGGGAATAATCACACTGATATTCAGTCACACGAAGGAG GACCGCACACTGAGAAGCATCCTCCAGCCGTCCAAAGGAGGCCTCTCAGGGTAGCTGCATATTGTCTGGGAGTGCTGTGCCTCCTGATGATGACAGGAATCATCCTCTCATCTATACTCT TCACTTTGGAAAGACACAAGCTGCAGAGCAGATACGACCAACTGAGCAACAACTACAGCCAGCtccaaaaacaaatttcaa ACACATCAGTCCACTACAGTCAGTTACAGGATGAAGTGAAGCAGCTGAAGGACAAAATTGAAG GGAAGTGGTGTCCTGATGGATGGAGCAGATTTGGATGCAGCTGCTACTTTAAATCTAATGAGAAGAAAACTTGGGGACAAAGCAGAGCTGACTGTCGGCAGAGAGGAGCAGATCTGGTGATCATAAACAACAAAGAGGAACAG AAGTTTGTCACTGAGCTGAATGTGCGTGGAGAGTCCTGGATTGGTCTACGGAGAACATGGACAAACACAGGATGGGAATGGCAATGGATGGACGGGTCAccgctgacagaaat GTTCTGGGCACCAGGACTACCAACCTCTGACACTATCTGGAAGGCTGCAACATGCTGCAGTGACCAAGGACAATGGACACAGAGTCAGTTATCTGAGTCTAAGAACTGGATCTGTGAGAAATAG
- the LOC125904611 gene encoding CD209 antigen-like protein E isoform X10, with protein sequence MSSDIYATPDLSKKVRYNRQVQEDTVEWEERQVDIYENTDAIGNNHTDIQSHEGGPHTEKHPPAVQRRPLRVAAYCLGVLCLLMMTGIILSSILFTLERHKLQSRYDQLSNNYSQLQKQISNASVHCSQLQDEVKQLKDKIEGKWCPDGWSRFGSSCYFKSKEEKTWGQSRADCQQRGADLVIINNKGEQFVTELNVRGESWIGLRRTWTNTGWEWQWMDGSPLTEMFWAPGLPTSDTIWKAATCCSDQGQWTQSQLSESKNWICEK encoded by the exons ATGTCCTCAGATATTTACGCCACACCAGATTTATCAAAGAAGGTGAGATACAACAGACAGGTGCAGGAGGACACAGTGGAGTGGGAGGAAAGGCAGGTGGATATCTACGAGAATACGGACGCTATCGGGAATAATCACACTGATATTCAGTCACACGAAGGAG GACCGCACACTGAGAAGCATCCTCCAGCCGTCCAAAGGAGGCCTCTCAGGGTAGCTGCATATTGTCTGGGAGTGCTGTGCCTCCTGATGATGACAGGAATCATCCTCTCATCTATACTCT TCACTTTGGAAAGACACAAGCTGCAGAGCAGATACGACCAACTGAGCAACAACTACAGCCAGCtccaaaaacaaatttcaa ACGCATCAGTCCACTGCAGTCAGTTACAGGATGAAGTGAAGCAGCTGAAGGACAAAATTGAAG GGAAGTGGTGTCCTGATGGATGGAGCAGATTTGGAAGCAGCTGTTACTTTAAATCTAAGGAAGAGAAAACTTGGGGACAAAGCAGAGCTGACTGtcagcagagaggagcagatCTGGTGATCATAAACAACAAAGGGGAACAG TTTGTCACTGAGCTGAATGTGCGTGGAGAGTCCTGGATTGGTCTACGGAGAACATGGACAAACACAGGATGGGAATGGCAATGGATGGACGGGTCAccgctgacagaaat GTTCTGGGCACCAGGACTACCAACCTCTGACACTATCTGGAAGGCTGCAACATGCTGCAGTGACCAAGGACAATGGACACAGAGTCAGTTATCTGAGTCTAAGAACTGGATCTGTGAGAAATAG
- the LOC125904611 gene encoding CD209 antigen-like protein E isoform X8 gives MSSDIYATPDLSKKVRYNRQVQEDTVEWEERQVDIYENTDAIGNNHTDIQSHEGGPHTEKHPPAVQRRPLRVAAYCLGVLCLLMMTGIILSSILFTLERHKLQSRYDQLSNNYSQLQKQISNTSVHYSQLQDEVKQLKDKIEGKWCPDGWSRFGSSCYFKSKEEKTWGQSRADCQQRGADLVIINNKGEQKFVTELNVRGESWIGLRRTWTNTGWEWQWMDGSPLTEMFWAPGLPTSDTIWKAATCCSDQGQWTQSQLSESKNWICEK, from the exons ATGTCCTCAGATATTTACGCCACACCAGATTTATCAAAGAAGGTGAGATACAACAGACAGGTGCAGGAGGACACAGTGGAGTGGGAGGAAAGGCAGGTGGATATCTACGAGAATACGGACGCTATCGGGAATAATCACACTGATATTCAGTCACACGAAGGAG GACCGCACACTGAGAAGCATCCTCCAGCCGTCCAAAGGAGGCCTCTCAGGGTAGCTGCATATTGTCTGGGAGTGCTGTGCCTCCTGATGATGACAGGAATCATCCTCTCATCTATACTCT TCACTTTGGAAAGACACAAGCTGCAGAGCAGATACGACCAACTGAGCAACAACTACAGCCAGCtccaaaaacaaatttcaa ACACATCAGTCCACTACAGTCAGTTACAGGATGAAGTGAAGCAGCTGAAGGACAAAATTGAAG GGAAGTGGTGTCCTGATGGATGGAGCAGATTTGGAAGCAGCTGTTACTTTAAATCTAAGGAAGAGAAAACTTGGGGACAAAGCAGAGCTGACTGtcagcagagaggagcagatCTGGTGATCATAAACAACAAAGGGGAACAG AAGTTTGTCACTGAGCTGAATGTGCGTGGAGAGTCCTGGATTGGTCTACGGAGAACATGGACAAACACAGGATGGGAATGGCAATGGATGGACGGGTCAccgctgacagaaat GTTCTGGGCACCAGGACTACCAACCTCTGACACTATCTGGAAGGCTGCAACATGCTGCAGTGACCAAGGACAATGGACACAGAGTCAGTTATCTGAGTCTAAGAACTGGATCTGTGAGAAATAG
- the LOC125904611 gene encoding CD209 antigen-like protein E isoform X7, whose amino-acid sequence MSSDIYATPDLSKKVRYNRQVQEDTVEWEERQVDIYENTDAIGNNHTDIQSHEGGPHTEKHPPAVQRRPLRVAAYCLGVLCLLMMTGIILSSILFTLERHKLQSRYDQLSNNYSQLQKQISNASVHCSQLQDEVKQLKDKIEGKWCPDGWSRFGSSCYFKSKEEKTWGQSRADCQQRGADLVIINNKGEQKFVTELNVRGESWIGLRRTWTNTGWEWQWMDGSPLTEMFWAPGLPTSDTIWKAATCCSDQGQWTQSQLSESKNWICEK is encoded by the exons ATGTCCTCAGATATTTACGCCACACCAGATTTATCAAAGAAGGTGAGATACAACAGACAGGTGCAGGAGGACACAGTGGAGTGGGAGGAAAGGCAGGTGGATATCTACGAGAATACGGACGCTATCGGGAATAATCACACTGATATTCAGTCACACGAAGGAG GACCGCACACTGAGAAGCATCCTCCAGCCGTCCAAAGGAGGCCTCTCAGGGTAGCTGCATATTGTCTGGGAGTGCTGTGCCTCCTGATGATGACAGGAATCATCCTCTCATCTATACTCT TCACTTTGGAAAGACACAAGCTGCAGAGCAGATACGACCAACTGAGCAACAACTACAGCCAGCtccaaaaacaaatttcaa ACGCATCAGTCCACTGCAGTCAGTTACAGGATGAAGTGAAGCAGCTGAAGGACAAAATTGAAG GGAAGTGGTGTCCTGATGGATGGAGCAGATTTGGAAGCAGCTGTTACTTTAAATCTAAGGAAGAGAAAACTTGGGGACAAAGCAGAGCTGACTGtcagcagagaggagcagatCTGGTGATCATAAACAACAAAGGGGAACAG AAGTTTGTCACTGAGCTGAATGTGCGTGGAGAGTCCTGGATTGGTCTACGGAGAACATGGACAAACACAGGATGGGAATGGCAATGGATGGACGGGTCAccgctgacagaaat GTTCTGGGCACCAGGACTACCAACCTCTGACACTATCTGGAAGGCTGCAACATGCTGCAGTGACCAAGGACAATGGACACAGAGTCAGTTATCTGAGTCTAAGAACTGGATCTGTGAGAAATAG
- the LOC125904611 gene encoding CD209 antigen-like protein E isoform X5, with protein MSSDIYATPDLSKKVRYNRQVQEDTVEWEERQVDIYENTDAIGNNHTDIQSHEGGPHTEKHPPAVQRRPLRVAAYCLGVLCLLMMTGIILSSILFTLERHKLQSRYDQLSNNYSQLQKQISNTSVHYSQLQDEVKQLKDKIEGKWCPDGWSRFGCSCYFKSNEKKTWGQSRADCRQRGADLVIINNKEEQFVTELNVRGESWIGLQRTWTDTGWKYEWQWVDGSPLSQTFWAPGLPTSDTIWKAATCCSDQGQWTQSQLSESKNWICEK; from the exons ATGTCCTCAGATATTTACGCCACACCAGATTTATCAAAGAAGGTGAGATACAACAGACAGGTGCAGGAGGACACAGTGGAGTGGGAGGAAAGGCAGGTGGATATCTACGAGAATACGGACGCTATCGGGAATAATCACACTGATATTCAGTCACACGAAGGAG GACCGCACACTGAGAAGCATCCTCCAGCCGTCCAAAGGAGGCCTCTCAGGGTAGCTGCATATTGTCTGGGAGTGCTGTGCCTCCTGATGATGACAGGAATCATCCTCTCATCTATACTCT TCACTTTGGAAAGACACAAGCTGCAGAGCAGATACGACCAACTGAGCAACAACTACAGCCAGCtccaaaaacaaatttcaa ACACATCAGTCCACTACAGTCAGTTACAGGATGAAGTGAAGCAGCTGAAGGACAAAATTGAAG GGAAGTGGTGTCCTGATGGATGGAGCAGATTTGGATGCAGCTGCTACTTTAAATCTAATGAGAAGAAAACTTGGGGACAAAGCAGAGCTGACTGTCGGCAGAGAGGAGCAGATCTGGTGATCATAAACAACAAAGAGGAACAG TTTGTCACTGAGCTGAATGTGCGTGGAGAGTCCTGGATTGGTCTACAGAGAACATGGACAGACACAGGATGGAAATATGAATGGCAATGGGTGGACGGATCACCGCTGTCACAAAC GTTCTGGGCACCAGGACTACCAACCTCTGACACTATCTGGAAGGCTGCAACATGCTGCAGTGACCAAGGACAATGGACACAGAGTCAGTTATCTGAGTCTAAGAACTGGATCTGTGAGAAATAG
- the LOC125904611 gene encoding CD209 antigen-like protein C isoform X2: MSSDIYATPDLSKKVRYNRQVQEDTVEWEERQVDIYENTDAIGNNHTDIQSHEGGPHTEKHPPAVQRRPLRVAAYCLGVLCLLMMTGIILSSILFTLERHKLQSRYDQLSNNYSQLQKQISNTSVHYSQLQDEVKQLKDKIEGKWCPDGWSRFGCSCYFKSNEKKTWGQSRADCRQRGADLVIINNKEEQKFVTELNVRGESWIGLQRTWTDTGWKYEWQWVDGSPLSQTFWAPGLPTSDTIWKAATCCSDQGQWTQSQLSESKNWICEK, translated from the exons ATGTCCTCAGATATTTACGCCACACCAGATTTATCAAAGAAGGTGAGATACAACAGACAGGTGCAGGAGGACACAGTGGAGTGGGAGGAAAGGCAGGTGGATATCTACGAGAATACGGACGCTATCGGGAATAATCACACTGATATTCAGTCACACGAAGGAG GACCGCACACTGAGAAGCATCCTCCAGCCGTCCAAAGGAGGCCTCTCAGGGTAGCTGCATATTGTCTGGGAGTGCTGTGCCTCCTGATGATGACAGGAATCATCCTCTCATCTATACTCT TCACTTTGGAAAGACACAAGCTGCAGAGCAGATACGACCAACTGAGCAACAACTACAGCCAGCtccaaaaacaaatttcaa ACACATCAGTCCACTACAGTCAGTTACAGGATGAAGTGAAGCAGCTGAAGGACAAAATTGAAG GGAAGTGGTGTCCTGATGGATGGAGCAGATTTGGATGCAGCTGCTACTTTAAATCTAATGAGAAGAAAACTTGGGGACAAAGCAGAGCTGACTGTCGGCAGAGAGGAGCAGATCTGGTGATCATAAACAACAAAGAGGAACAG AAGTTTGTCACTGAGCTGAATGTGCGTGGAGAGTCCTGGATTGGTCTACAGAGAACATGGACAGACACAGGATGGAAATATGAATGGCAATGGGTGGACGGATCACCGCTGTCACAAAC GTTCTGGGCACCAGGACTACCAACCTCTGACACTATCTGGAAGGCTGCAACATGCTGCAGTGACCAAGGACAATGGACACAGAGTCAGTTATCTGAGTCTAAGAACTGGATCTGTGAGAAATAG
- the LOC125904611 gene encoding CD209 antigen-like protein E isoform X14 — protein MSSDIYATPDLSKKVRYNRQVQEDTVEWEERQVDIYENTDAIGNNHTDIQSHEGGPHTEKHPPAVQRRPLRVAAYCLGVLCLLMMTGIILSSILFTLERHKLQSRYDQLSNNYSQLQKQISNTSVHYSQLQDEVKQLKDKIEGKWCPDGWSRFGCSCYFKSNEKKTWGQSRADCRQRGADLVIINNKEEQKFVTELNVRGESWIGLQRTWTDTGWKYEWQWVDGSPLSQTLQDHCVLNREKTCEQTATDLC, from the exons ATGTCCTCAGATATTTACGCCACACCAGATTTATCAAAGAAGGTGAGATACAACAGACAGGTGCAGGAGGACACAGTGGAGTGGGAGGAAAGGCAGGTGGATATCTACGAGAATACGGACGCTATCGGGAATAATCACACTGATATTCAGTCACACGAAGGAG GACCGCACACTGAGAAGCATCCTCCAGCCGTCCAAAGGAGGCCTCTCAGGGTAGCTGCATATTGTCTGGGAGTGCTGTGCCTCCTGATGATGACAGGAATCATCCTCTCATCTATACTCT TCACTTTGGAAAGACACAAGCTGCAGAGCAGATACGACCAACTGAGCAACAACTACAGCCAGCtccaaaaacaaatttcaa ACACATCAGTCCACTACAGTCAGTTACAGGATGAAGTGAAGCAGCTGAAGGACAAAATTGAAG GGAAGTGGTGTCCTGATGGATGGAGCAGATTTGGATGCAGCTGCTACTTTAAATCTAATGAGAAGAAAACTTGGGGACAAAGCAGAGCTGACTGTCGGCAGAGAGGAGCAGATCTGGTGATCATAAACAACAAAGAGGAACAG AAGTTTGTCACTGAGCTGAATGTGCGTGGAGAGTCCTGGATTGGTCTACAGAGAACATGGACAGACACAGGATGGAAATATGAATGGCAATGGGTGGACGGATCACCGCTGTCACAAAC GCTCCAGGATCACTGTGTGCTTAACAGAGAGAAAACTTGTGAACAAACAGCTACAGATTTATGCTGA
- the LOC125904573 gene encoding probable histone deacetylase 1-B isoform X1 produces the protein MALSQGTKKKVCYYYDGDVGNYYYGQGHPMKPHRIRMTHNLLLNYGLYRKMEIYRPHKASGEEMTKYHSDDYIKFLRSIRPDNMSEYSKQMQRFNVGEDCPVFDGLFEFCQLSTGGSVAGALKLNKQQTDIAINWAGGLHHAKKSEASGFCYVNDIVLAILELLKYHQRVLYIDIDIHHGDGVEEAFYTTDRVMTVSFHKYGEYFPGTGDLRDIGAGKGKYYAVNYPLRDGIDDESYEAIFKPIMAKVMEMYQPSAVVLQCGADSLSGDRLGCFNLTIKGHAKCVEYIKSFNLPLLMLGGGGYTIRNVARCWTYETAVALDCSIPNELPYNDYFEYFGPDFKLHISPSNMTNQNTNEYLEKIKQRLFENLRMLPHAPGVQMQAIPEDAPHPDSGDEDEEDPDKRVSIRAHDKRIACEEEFSDSEDEAEGQGGGRRNAANHKKAKRVKKEEEKEGEEKKEVKEEEKEEEKMDTSGPKEELKTT, from the exons ATGGCGCTGTCTCAaggaacaaagaaaaaagtttgCTATTACTATGACG GGGATGTTGGGAACTACTACTACGGCCAGGGCCATCCCATGAAACCCCACAGGATCCGCATGACACACAACCTCCTTCTCAACTATGGGCTGTACAGGAAAATGGAGATCTAT AGACCGCACAAAGCCAGTGGTGAAGAGATGACAAAGTACCACAGTGATGACTACATTAAGTTCCTGAGGTCCATTCGACCAGACAACATGTCTGAGTACAGCAAACAGATGCAGAGAT TCAATGTCGGAGAGGACTGCCCAGTGTTCGATGGTCTGTTTGAGTTTTGCCAGCTTTCAACAGGTGGATCTGTCG CCGGGGCACTGAAGTTAAacaagcagcagacagacatCGCCATCAACTGGGCTGGTGGACTCCACCACGCCAAGAAGTCTGAGGCCTCGGGTTTCTGCTACGTCAATGACATCGTCCTGGCCATCCTTGAGCTACTCAA ATACCACCAGAGGGTGTTATACATAGACATTGACATCCACCACGGTGATGGAGTGGAGGAGGCGTTCTACACCACAGACAGGGTCATGACTGTCTCTTTTCACAAATATGGGGAATACTTCCCCGGCACTGGAGACCTGagg GACATCGGAGCTGGGAAGGGCAAGTACTATGCAGTAAACTACCCGCTCAGAGACGGTATCGATGATGAGTCCTATGAAGCCATCTTCAAACCT atcATGGCTAAAGTCATGGAGATGTACCAGCCAAGTGCCGTTGTGCTCCAGTGTGGAGCAGATTCTCTTTCTGGAGACAGACTGGGCTGCTTCAACCTCACCATCAAAG GACATGCCAAATGTGTTGAATACATCAAAAGTTTCAACCTGCCCCTGCTAATGCTGGGTGGCGGAGGCTACACCATTCGCAATGTGGCCCGTTGCTGGACATATGAAACCGCCGTCGCCTTGGACTGTTCCATCCCTAACGAGCTGCCCTACAATGATTACTTTGAGTACTTTGGGCCTGACTTCAAGCTGCACATCAGCCCGTCCAATATGACCAACCAGAACACCAACGAATACCTGGAGAAGATAAAGCAGCGTCTGTTTGAAAACCTCCGTATGCTGCCTCATGCCCCGGGTGTCCAGATGCAGGCAATCCCTGAGGACGCTCCCCACCCAGACAGTGGAGACGAGGATGAGGAGGATCCTGACAAACGCGTCTCTA TCCGGGCCCACGACAAGAGGATAGCCTGTGAGGAGGAGTTTTCTGACTCGGAGGATGAGGCGGAGGGTCAGGGAGGGGGCCGCAGGAACGCAGCCAATCACAAGAAGGCCAAACGAGtcaagaaggaggaagagaaggaaggagaggaaaagaaag AAgtaaaagaagaggagaaggaggaggagaagatggaCACATCAGG accAAAAGAAGAGCTGAAGACAACTTGA
- the LOC125904573 gene encoding probable histone deacetylase 1-B isoform X2, with protein sequence MALSQGTKKKVCYYYDGDVGNYYYGQGHPMKPHRIRMTHNLLLNYGLYRKMEIYRPHKASGEEMTKYHSDDYIKFLRSIRPDNMSEYSKQMQRFNVGEDCPVFDGLFEFCQLSTGGSVAGALKLNKQQTDIAINWAGGLHHAKKSEASGFCYVNDIVLAILELLKYHQRVLYIDIDIHHGDGVEEAFYTTDRVMTVSFHKYGEYFPGTGDLRDIGAGKGKYYAVNYPLRDGIDDESYEAIFKPIMAKVMEMYQPSAVVLQCGADSLSGDRLGCFNLTIKGHAKCVEYIKSFNLPLLMLGGGGYTIRNVARCWTYETAVALDCSIPNELPYNDYFEYFGPDFKLHISPSNMTNQNTNEYLEKIKQRLFENLRMLPHAPGVQMQAIPEDAPHPDSGDEDEEDPDKRVSIRAHDKRIACEEEFSDSEDEAEGQGGGRRNAANHKKAKRVKKEEEKEGEEKKVKEEEKEEEKMDTSGPKEELKTT encoded by the exons ATGGCGCTGTCTCAaggaacaaagaaaaaagtttgCTATTACTATGACG GGGATGTTGGGAACTACTACTACGGCCAGGGCCATCCCATGAAACCCCACAGGATCCGCATGACACACAACCTCCTTCTCAACTATGGGCTGTACAGGAAAATGGAGATCTAT AGACCGCACAAAGCCAGTGGTGAAGAGATGACAAAGTACCACAGTGATGACTACATTAAGTTCCTGAGGTCCATTCGACCAGACAACATGTCTGAGTACAGCAAACAGATGCAGAGAT TCAATGTCGGAGAGGACTGCCCAGTGTTCGATGGTCTGTTTGAGTTTTGCCAGCTTTCAACAGGTGGATCTGTCG CCGGGGCACTGAAGTTAAacaagcagcagacagacatCGCCATCAACTGGGCTGGTGGACTCCACCACGCCAAGAAGTCTGAGGCCTCGGGTTTCTGCTACGTCAATGACATCGTCCTGGCCATCCTTGAGCTACTCAA ATACCACCAGAGGGTGTTATACATAGACATTGACATCCACCACGGTGATGGAGTGGAGGAGGCGTTCTACACCACAGACAGGGTCATGACTGTCTCTTTTCACAAATATGGGGAATACTTCCCCGGCACTGGAGACCTGagg GACATCGGAGCTGGGAAGGGCAAGTACTATGCAGTAAACTACCCGCTCAGAGACGGTATCGATGATGAGTCCTATGAAGCCATCTTCAAACCT atcATGGCTAAAGTCATGGAGATGTACCAGCCAAGTGCCGTTGTGCTCCAGTGTGGAGCAGATTCTCTTTCTGGAGACAGACTGGGCTGCTTCAACCTCACCATCAAAG GACATGCCAAATGTGTTGAATACATCAAAAGTTTCAACCTGCCCCTGCTAATGCTGGGTGGCGGAGGCTACACCATTCGCAATGTGGCCCGTTGCTGGACATATGAAACCGCCGTCGCCTTGGACTGTTCCATCCCTAACGAGCTGCCCTACAATGATTACTTTGAGTACTTTGGGCCTGACTTCAAGCTGCACATCAGCCCGTCCAATATGACCAACCAGAACACCAACGAATACCTGGAGAAGATAAAGCAGCGTCTGTTTGAAAACCTCCGTATGCTGCCTCATGCCCCGGGTGTCCAGATGCAGGCAATCCCTGAGGACGCTCCCCACCCAGACAGTGGAGACGAGGATGAGGAGGATCCTGACAAACGCGTCTCTA TCCGGGCCCACGACAAGAGGATAGCCTGTGAGGAGGAGTTTTCTGACTCGGAGGATGAGGCGGAGGGTCAGGGAGGGGGCCGCAGGAACGCAGCCAATCACAAGAAGGCCAAACGAGtcaagaaggaggaagagaaggaaggagaggaaaagaaag taaaagaagaggagaaggaggaggagaagatggaCACATCAGG accAAAAGAAGAGCTGAAGACAACTTGA
- the marcksl1b gene encoding MARCKS-related protein 1-B: MGSQSSKGDVAAEANAAAADGAAVKTNGQENGHVKTNGDVSTKPDGDAAATNGSAEAAKEPEAGAGDAIEPAPAADGEAAKPEGEAATKETPKKKKKKFSLKKSFNFKLNLKKSKKSEAVKEEGAAAAATPAEEKPAENGAAAPAEEKKEEVKEEAAAAAESPKAEEGPAKEEAPKEEAKEAAAPAPEATKPTEESSSTPAPSEKKE; encoded by the exons ATGGGATCCCAGTCATCCAAAGGAGATGTGGCCGCGGAGGCGAACGCTGCCGCCGCCGACGGTGCTGCTGTCAAAACCAACGGACAG GAGAATGGACATGTGAAAACCAACGGTGATGTCTCCACAAAGCCTGATGGTGATGCTGCCGCCACCAACGGCTCAGCCGAGGCAGCCAAGGAGCCTGAAGCCGGCGCAGGAGACGCCATCGAGCCGGCGCCTGCTGCAGATGGAGAGGCTGCCAAACCTGAAGGCGAGGCTGCAACTAAGGAGACccccaagaagaagaagaagaagttctCCCTGAAGAAGTCCTTCAACTTCAAACTGAACCTGAAGAAGAGCAAGAAGAGCGAGGCTGTCAAAGAGGAAGGGGCCGCTGCTGCCGCCACCCCCGCTGAGGAGAAGCCTGCCGAGAACGGAGCCGCTGCTCCtgcagaggagaagaaggaggaggtgaaggaggaggcTGCGGCTGCGGCCGAGTCCCCAAAGGCAGAGGAGGGGCCGGCTAAAGAGGAGGCCCCCAAGGAGGAGGCCAAGGAGGCAGCTGCCCCGGCCCCCGAGGCCACGAAACCAACAGAGGAGAGCAGCTCGACCCCCGCTCCCTCTGAAAAGAAAGAGTGA